GTTCTTTCACCGTATGCCTCCGCCATTCTGGTGGACCGCCAGTTCTGCTACCCGCAGGTGGTGGAGCAAAAGGCCATCGCAGACAGTTGCGCGATGATTGTCGCCGCCGACCAGTTTATCCCCGGCAACGGTATCCCCGTCGACAGCGTGACGCTGGATGACGCCGTCGACGCGCAGGCGGTGCGCCAGCAGGGCGGCAAAGCGCTCAAGTTGCTGGTGCTGTGGCGCAGCGATGAAGACTCGCAGCAGCGCCTCGCGATGGTGAAAGCCTTTAACGAGAAATGCCACGCGCAGGGGCTGCTTAGCATCATCGAGCCGGTGGTTCGCCCGCCGCGCCGCGGCGATAAGTTTGACCGCGAGCAGGCGATTATCGCGGCGGCGAAAGAACTCGGCGACAGCGGCGCCGATCTCTATAAAGTCGAGATGCCGCTTTCAGGGCGCGGCGACGCCAGCGCACTGCTTGGCGCGTCGCAGAAACTCAATGACCAGATCAATATGCCGTGGGTGATCCTCTCCTCCGGCGTCGATGAAAAACTCTTCCCGCGTGCCGTGCGCATCGCGATGAGCGCGGGCGCCAGTGGTTTTCTCGCCGGCCGCGCCGTCTGGTCGACGGTTATCGGGCTGCCGGATACCGACATGATGTTGCGTGACGTGGCGCTGCCGAAGCTGCGCCGCTTAGGGGAAATTGTGGACGACATGATGGCTCGCCGCTGAAAGGAGAACAGACAATGAAATGGTTTAACACACTGAGCCACCACCGCTGGCTGGAACAGGAAACCGACCGTATTTTCGCGTTTGGCCGCAACGCCGCCGTACCCACCGGCTTTGGCTGGCTGGGGAATAACGGCCAGGTGAAAGAGGAGATGGGCACGCATCTGTGGATCACCGCCCGTATGCTGCATGTTTACGCCGTCGCCGCCCTGATGGGCCGCCCTGGCGCTTACGCGCTGGTGGAGCATGGCATCAGCGCCCTTAACGGCCCGCTGCGTGATATAAAACATGGCGGCTGGTACGCCTGCGTAAATGACAAGGGCGTGATGGACGCCTCCAAGCAGGGCTATCAGCATTTCTTCGTGCTGCTCGGCGCCG
This DNA window, taken from Cronobacter universalis NCTC 9529, encodes the following:
- the yihT gene encoding sulfofructosephosphate aldolase, with protein sequence MEKYTLKEIARPSGGFAMLAVDQREAMRLMFAAAGATTPVADAVLTDFKLNAARVLSPYASAILVDRQFCYPQVVEQKAIADSCAMIVAADQFIPGNGIPVDSVTLDDAVDAQAVRQQGGKALKLLVLWRSDEDSQQRLAMVKAFNEKCHAQGLLSIIEPVVRPPRRGDKFDREQAIIAAAKELGDSGADLYKVEMPLSGRGDASALLGASQKLNDQINMPWVILSSGVDEKLFPRAVRIAMSAGASGFLAGRAVWSTVIGLPDTDMMLRDVALPKLRRLGEIVDDMMARR